A single region of the Glycine max cultivar Williams 82 chromosome 20, Glycine_max_v4.0, whole genome shotgun sequence genome encodes:
- the LOC100818068 gene encoding RINT1-like protein MAG2L isoform X5 — protein sequence MFSLKLSISSNSEDAASKHDNLLQAIKAMSDIEEVLVGVVKFHPQWHCLLKSVDTRVDKILSVLRPQAFADHRAFLVSLGWPPKLLPSKNGSDHITNLPNPLVLMQEDKRRNYSQSFIALCALQHLQNRREERQLNSSLIKRDTQNIQLWAIDELVSPIASRMEYHFTKWSEQPEYMFALAYKVIRDFITGIDDVLQPLIDKARLIGCSAKEAWVSAMVQMLSVFLEKKVFLLLTERYKVKHLKPDVSSSWLHLVDLIIAFDKKMQSLLNLDTCFLAVSGSFEGLSRGMSVLSMFCNRPDWLKIWAKIEFKNAWKKLKSELIEEKAWMTSKKCISGIDTEQEYLLLTVEDHKAPPIAEFFLKIIWEMIERCQTMPSSLLRAQFIRFTAGRFLWYFFKQLLFRFKATELCPDSSDDVAIVRVCGLINAARYIWIKLQEWSDAVDFLEMKIAENDSSKPIQDDSMDNDCFFEEEIRSLSEMETNWLMEIIAVVLRQFEVLSWKYVQNNDSFGDEQVYTNPVEDADLIVSNDFVEALDSLKRWLHTMKISLNKKDFLDLWRSIAEGLDHYISWSIVRSENWFFKMGVTQFEADMQALIFIFQPYCARPQAFFPCINEILKLLKLKKEEEKLMQAFLSRNENGSECLHLYGISHLSVNQILQVLRYKIWAG from the exons ATGTTTTCATTGAAGCTCTCGATTTCATCAAACTCTGAA GATGCTGCATCAAAACATGACAATTTGCTTCAGGCCATAAAAGCCATGAGTGATATTGAAGAAGTATTGGTTGGTGTTGTGAAGTTCCATCCTCAGTGGCATTGTCTCCTGAAGTCTGTTGACACTAGAGTAGATAAAATTTTATCTGTTCTCAGGCCACAAGCTTTTGCAGATCATCGGGCTTTTCTCGTTTCTCTTGGGTGGCCACCAAAACTGCTTCCATCAAAAAATGGAAGCGATCATATCACAAACCTACCTAATCCATTAGTTCTTATGCAAGAAGATAAGAGAAGAAATTACTCTCAAAGTTTTATAGCTCTTTGTGCTTTGCAGCATCTGCAAAATAGAAGGGAAGAAAGACAGCTTAATAGTAGTCTTATAAAAAGAGACACGCAGAATATACAGCTTTGGGCCATTGATGAATTAGTGTCTCCTATTGCGTCAAGGATGGAATACCATTTCACCAAATGGTCTGAGCAGCCAGAATATATGTTTGCTTTGGCATATAAAGTTATCAGAGATTTTATTACAGGAATAGATGATGTCTTGCAGCCACTTATTGACAAGGCCAGGCTTATCGGTTGTAGTGCAAAGGAGGCATGGGTCTCTGCAATGGTCCAAATGCTTTCTGTCTTTCTggaaaagaaagtttttttGTTGCTCACTGAAAGATACAAAGTAAAGCATTTGAAGCCTGATGTATCATCTTCATGGCTTCACCTTGTGGACCTTATCATTGCATTTGACAAAAAGATGCAATCCCTTCTCAATCTGGATACTTGTTTTTTGGCAGTGTCTGGAAGTTTTGAAGGGCTCTCAAGAGGCATGTCAGTTCTATCAATGTTTTGTAATAGGCCTGATTGGCTGAAGATCTGGGCAAAAATAGAGTTCAAAAATGCCTGGAAGAAACTTAAATCCGAACTGATAGAGGAGAAAGCATGGATGACTTCTAAGAAATGCATATCTGGGATTGACACTGAGCAAGAGTATCTGCTATTGACTGTCGAAGATCACAAAGCTCCACCTATTGCAgagttttttcttaaaattatctgGGAGATGATTGAGCGCTGCCAAACTATGCCATCCAGTTTATTACGTGCACAATTTATTAGATTTACTGCAGGAAGATTCCTCTGGTATTTCTTTAAGCAATTACTTTTTCGGTTCAAGGCAACTGAATTATGTCCGGATAGTTCTGATGATGTTGCCATAGTTAGAGTGTGTGGGTTAATAAATGCTGCCAGATATATTTGGATTAAATTGCAAGAATGGAGTGATGCCGTGGATTTTTTGGAGATGAAAATTGCTGAAAATGATTCTAGCAAGCCCATACAAGATGATTCAATGGATAATGACTGCTTTTTTGAGGAAGAAATAAGAAGCTTGTCTGAAATGGAAACCAACTGGCTTATGGAAATTATTGCAGTTGTTCTTCGACAGTTTGAAGTGCTTTCTTGGAAATATGTTCAAAACAATGATAGTTTTGGGGATGAACAAGTTTATACAAATCCAGTAGAGGATGCTGATTTAATAGTCTCCAATGATTTTGTTGAAGCTTTAGATTCTTTAAAACGTTGGCTTCACACTATGAAGATAAGTCTcaataaaaaggattttttggaTTTGTGGAGGAGCATTGCTGAGGGGCTAGATCATTACATTTCATGGAGCATTGTCAGAAGTGAGAATTGGTTCTTTAAGATGGGCGTCACTCAATTTGAAGCTGACATGCAAgcactaatatttatttttcagccTTATTGTGCTCGCCCACAAGCATTTTTTCCTTGTATTAATGAGATTCTTAAGCTTTTGAAActgaaaaaagaagaggaaaagctAATGCAAGCATTTTTGTCCAGGAATGAAAATGGATCAGAGTGTTTGCATCTTTATGGAATTTCTCATCTATCAGTTaatcaaattcttcaagttcTTAGATACAAAATTTGGGCTGGTTGA